In the Desulfuromonadales bacterium genome, GAATTGGTTGAGAGCCTGTCCTTCACCGATGTTGGACTCAACAAAAAAGAAGCCGAATTGATCGTCAATACGATTTTCGACACCATCGGTGATGCCCTCATCAGCGGCGATCGGGTCGAGATCCGCGGTTTCGGTTCCTTCACCATCCGCGAGCGCGACGCTCGTGAGGCGCGGAATCCCAAAAGCGGCGACGTCGTCAAGATTGCCGCCAAGAAGACACCGTTTTTCAAGACTGGCAAGGAACTCCGCGAGCGAGTCAACAACGGTTAGACAGTTGGCTTAACACCAATCCGCGGTTCGGCATTTAACTCGGCAGGAGAGAGTCTTGGCCTGTGAGTCGTTGACGCATCTGGCAATATCCCGGGAATGGGTCGGTGAGCCGCTTGAGCTGGCGCCGGGTACTGCCGTTGCTCGTTTGTTGACCCGTCCGGAAAT is a window encoding:
- a CDS encoding integration host factor subunit beta encodes the protein MTKSELVESLSFTDVGLNKKEAELIVNTIFDTIGDALISGDRVEIRGFGSFTIRERDAREARNPKSGDVVKIAAKKTPFFKTGKELRERVNNG